A genome region from Myroides fluvii includes the following:
- a CDS encoding outer membrane beta-barrel protein, with translation MKFKLHLTLLFFFLSFYSAQAQYGYGYGNGWWCYACDFGIEVGGIASNINGMDASEKAGLYIGLYNSYEFNDHWGIRYGMGYANVGAKIKEYDTNVVLHTMLIEPISVHYTFRDKFKTFLGTTIGSTMVGKNPYNEVETGMTLFPKGIKHFDFSVFAGGGYKLTDNLDLNLRYNLGLTNINDMENATDKWKSNWLLLSLAYTFR, from the coding sequence ATGAAATTTAAATTACACCTTACACTACTTTTCTTTTTTCTATCTTTTTATTCTGCTCAAGCACAATACGGTTACGGTTATGGCAATGGTTGGTGGTGCTATGCTTGTGATTTTGGCATTGAAGTTGGCGGAATTGCTTCCAATATCAACGGAATGGATGCCAGTGAAAAAGCAGGACTTTATATCGGTCTATACAATTCCTATGAATTCAATGACCATTGGGGCATTCGATATGGAATGGGCTATGCTAATGTTGGAGCAAAAATAAAAGAATACGACACCAATGTCGTTTTACACACCATGCTTATTGAACCTATTAGTGTACACTATACCTTTAGAGATAAATTTAAAACTTTTCTTGGTACGACCATAGGCAGTACGATGGTAGGTAAAAACCCATACAATGAGGTAGAAACGGGGATGACCCTTTTTCCCAAGGGAATTAAACATTTTGATTTTAGTGTATTTGCTGGTGGTGGATACAAACTAACGGATAATTTAGATCTTAATCTCCGATATAACCTTGGTTTAACCAATATCAACGACATGGAAAATGCTACAGACAAATGGAAGAGCAACTGGCTTCTCTTGAGTCTGGCCTATACTTTTAGATAA